The following are encoded in a window of Bacillus sp. SORGH_AS_0510 genomic DNA:
- a CDS encoding glycogen/starch/alpha-glucan phosphorylase, which yields MFSSTTEFKETFLKRLEMLCGKSFTESSNRDHYQTLGSMIREFVSNDWIATNERYHTAKGKQVYYLSIEYLLGKLLRQNLINLGIEDTVQEGLQELGIDIGELEELEADAGLGNGGLGRLAACFLDSLASLNLPGHGHGIRYKHGLFEQKIVDGYQVELPEQWLRSGNVWEIRKVDYAVKIPFWGKVESRMEDGRLVFHHLNAETVTAVPHDMPVIGYKSNTINTLRLWNAEPSQFPFHKDILKYKRETESISEFLYPDDTHDEGKILRLKQQYFLVSASIQSIVRSYRKQHASLQQLHEHICIHINDTHPVLAIPELMRILIDEEGFDWEQAWEVTRRTISYTNHTTLSEALEKWPIHIFQPLLPRIYMIIEEINERFCQELWDQTPGDWERIRGLAILADGFVKMAHLAIVGSFSVNGVAKLHTEILKQREMNQFYQLYPEKFNNKTNGIAHRRWLLKANPKLSSLITESIGPSWTYSGSELSHLLKYKDDTAFLEQLGKIKNENKQILAEIILDKTGVAVDTQAIFDVQVKRLHAYKRQLLNVLHIMHLYNRIKEDSSYSLVPRVFIFGAKASPGYYYAKKIIKLINTVAEKINNDPKVEDRLKVIFLENYRVSLAEKIFPAADISEQISTASKEASGTGNMKFMINGALTVGTLDGANIEIKELVGDSNIFTFGLSAEEVLHYYQHGGYQSVDYYHHDIRIRQAVDQLINGFFPGVYNEFEPIFDSLLEENDQYFVLKDFASYADTQRTVGEVFTDRLRWQKMSLTNIAHAGYFSSDRTIQEYADGIWQIQSL from the coding sequence ATGTTTTCTAGTACAACGGAATTTAAGGAGACCTTTTTAAAAAGGCTTGAGATGCTATGTGGAAAGAGTTTCACAGAAAGTTCTAATCGAGATCATTATCAAACTCTTGGGAGCATGATACGTGAATTTGTTAGTAATGACTGGATTGCGACAAATGAGCGCTACCATACTGCAAAGGGCAAGCAGGTATACTATCTCTCTATTGAATATTTATTAGGAAAACTATTAAGACAAAACTTAATCAACTTAGGTATTGAGGACACAGTACAAGAAGGCCTACAAGAGCTTGGGATTGACATTGGAGAGCTAGAAGAATTAGAGGCAGATGCAGGGCTAGGAAACGGCGGCTTAGGAAGGTTAGCCGCCTGCTTTCTAGACTCACTAGCTTCTCTTAACCTACCAGGGCATGGTCACGGAATACGCTATAAACACGGGTTATTTGAACAAAAAATCGTGGATGGCTATCAAGTGGAATTACCTGAACAATGGTTAAGAAGCGGAAATGTTTGGGAGATTCGCAAGGTAGACTATGCAGTAAAGATTCCATTTTGGGGCAAGGTAGAATCAAGAATGGAAGATGGCCGCCTTGTCTTTCATCATTTAAATGCTGAAACGGTCACAGCCGTGCCACATGATATGCCTGTGATAGGATATAAGTCCAATACGATTAATACTCTAAGACTTTGGAATGCGGAGCCGTCTCAATTTCCTTTTCATAAGGATATCTTAAAATATAAGCGAGAAACCGAATCAATCTCTGAATTTTTATATCCAGATGATACACACGATGAGGGAAAAATTTTACGGTTAAAACAGCAATACTTTCTTGTTTCAGCAAGCATCCAATCAATCGTAAGAAGTTACAGGAAACAACATGCAAGCTTACAGCAGCTTCACGAGCATATTTGCATTCATATCAATGATACCCACCCCGTACTTGCCATACCGGAATTAATGAGAATTCTCATTGATGAAGAAGGATTCGATTGGGAGCAAGCATGGGAAGTGACAAGAAGAACCATCTCTTATACCAATCATACAACGTTATCTGAAGCGCTGGAAAAGTGGCCCATTCACATCTTTCAGCCCTTACTCCCAAGAATTTATATGATTATTGAAGAAATCAATGAACGGTTTTGCCAGGAGTTATGGGATCAAACTCCTGGTGATTGGGAGCGAATTAGGGGACTTGCTATTCTCGCCGACGGTTTTGTAAAAATGGCGCATTTAGCAATTGTCGGAAGCTTTAGTGTCAATGGTGTGGCAAAATTACATACAGAGATATTAAAGCAAAGAGAGATGAATCAGTTTTATCAACTTTATCCAGAGAAGTTTAATAACAAGACGAATGGAATTGCCCACCGCCGATGGCTGTTAAAGGCAAATCCTAAGTTATCATCCTTGATTACGGAATCGATTGGACCTTCTTGGACCTATTCAGGTTCGGAGCTTTCTCATTTACTCAAATATAAAGATGATACCGCATTTTTAGAGCAATTAGGGAAAATTAAGAATGAAAATAAGCAGATTTTAGCCGAAATCATTCTTGATAAGACGGGAGTTGCTGTGGATACACAAGCCATTTTTGATGTGCAAGTTAAACGGCTCCATGCCTATAAGCGTCAGTTGTTAAATGTGTTGCACATCATGCACCTATATAACCGAATCAAAGAGGATTCCAGCTATTCACTAGTGCCGAGAGTCTTTATATTCGGAGCGAAAGCGTCACCAGGGTATTATTATGCAAAGAAGATTATCAAATTGATAAATACCGTTGCAGAAAAAATCAATAATGACCCAAAAGTAGAAGATCGTTTAAAAGTGATTTTCCTTGAGAATTACCGGGTATCACTAGCAGAAAAAATCTTTCCAGCTGCGGATATAAGTGAGCAAATTTCTACCGCTAGTAAAGAAGCATCTGGTACAGGTAATATGAAATTTATGATCAATGGTGCTCTAACCGTCGGTACATTAGATGGGGCTAACATTGAAATTAAGGAATTAGTAGGAGACTCTAACATCTTTACTTTCGGACTTAGTGCAGAGGAGGTTCTCCATTATTATCAACATGGGGGCTATCAATCTGTCGATTATTACCACCATGACATTCGTATTCGCCAAGCAGTTGACCAGCTAATAAACGGATTTTTCCCAGGGGTATATAACGAGTTTGAACCTATCTTTGATTCGTTGCTGGAGGAAAACGATCAGTATTTTGTCTTAAAGGACTTTGCTTCCTATGCGGACACGCAACGAACTGTAGGTGAAGTCTTTACGGATCGATTAAGATGGCAGAAAATGAGTTTAACCAACATTGCACATGCGGGTTATTTTTCAAGTGATCGAACCATTCAAGAATACGCGGATGGTATTTGGCAAATTCAATCCTTATAA